A single Leifsonia sp. 1010 DNA region contains:
- a CDS encoding ABC transporter ATP-binding protein, producing MMNSRRTSAEAGDDALADAIAIEGLRVRRGRTDVLHGLDLRIPRGQVVGLLGPSGCGKTTLMRAVVGVQRVKSGTVTVLGQPAGTAALRHRVGYVTQAASVYDDLTIRQNLEYFRRVLGAGRADVDRAITATDLDEHSGRLVSTLSGGQRSRVSLAAALLGSPDLLVLDEPTVGLDPLLRVELWGLFYRLAEAGTSLLVSSHVMDEASRCDRLILMREGAVLADATPAELLAETGADDAEGAFLALLRRHHARHALPDAEPDAEPESGTEVGTP from the coding sequence ATGATGAATTCGCGGAGGACGTCCGCGGAAGCGGGCGACGACGCCCTCGCCGATGCGATCGCCATCGAGGGGCTCCGGGTGCGGCGCGGCCGCACCGACGTCCTCCACGGGCTCGACCTCCGCATCCCGCGCGGCCAGGTCGTCGGCCTGCTGGGGCCGAGCGGCTGCGGCAAGACGACGCTGATGCGCGCGGTCGTCGGCGTGCAGCGGGTGAAGTCGGGCACCGTGACGGTGCTCGGCCAGCCCGCCGGAACAGCGGCCCTCCGCCACCGGGTCGGGTACGTCACCCAGGCGGCCAGCGTCTACGACGACCTCACCATCCGCCAGAACCTCGAGTACTTCCGCCGGGTGCTGGGAGCCGGGCGCGCCGACGTCGACCGCGCGATCACCGCGACCGATCTCGACGAGCACTCCGGTCGCCTGGTCTCGACCCTGTCGGGAGGTCAGCGCAGCCGGGTCTCCCTCGCCGCGGCCCTGCTAGGCTCGCCCGACCTCCTCGTGCTCGACGAGCCGACGGTCGGGCTCGACCCGCTGCTCCGCGTCGAGCTGTGGGGGCTGTTCTACCGTCTCGCCGAGGCCGGCACCAGCCTCCTGGTGTCGAGCCATGTCATGGATGAGGCCAGCCGCTGCGACCGCCTCATCCTGATGCGCGAGGGCGCCGTGCTCGCCGATGCGACCCCCGCGGAGCTACTCGCCGAGACCGGAGCCGACGACGCCGAAGGCGCCTTCCTCGCGCTGCTGCGCCGCCACCACGCCCGGCACGCCCTGCCGGACGCCGAGCCGGATGCCGAACCGGAGAGCGGAACGGAGGTGGGAACGCCATGA
- a CDS encoding TetR family transcriptional regulator, producing the protein MSEAVARRRPGRPRKERGAGSARASIMRAAAEEFAERGYEAASLRAVARRAGVDPALVHHYFDDKADLFTATLEAPLRPDRAVDLILAGTQHDIGERLVAYLLERLDDEKSGRRMVVILRTALSSGPGTRMVREFLLREVLSKLAGLVGGEDAELRAELAASQLVGLIMTRYALRVEPIAGTPREELARRVGAVVQWHLFEAPGAPLDAEPPAGE; encoded by the coding sequence GTGAGCGAAGCAGTCGCGCGGCGACGTCCCGGACGGCCGCGGAAGGAACGCGGGGCCGGGTCCGCGCGGGCGTCGATCATGCGTGCGGCGGCCGAGGAGTTCGCCGAGCGCGGGTACGAGGCGGCGTCGCTGCGGGCGGTCGCCCGGCGTGCGGGCGTCGACCCGGCGCTCGTCCACCACTACTTCGACGACAAGGCCGACCTGTTCACCGCCACGCTCGAGGCGCCGCTCCGGCCGGACCGCGCGGTGGATCTGATCCTCGCCGGCACGCAGCACGACATCGGCGAGCGACTGGTCGCCTACCTGCTGGAGCGCCTGGATGACGAGAAGTCCGGCCGCCGCATGGTCGTCATCCTGCGCACCGCGCTCAGCTCCGGCCCGGGCACGCGCATGGTGCGCGAGTTCCTGCTACGGGAGGTCCTCTCCAAACTCGCGGGGCTGGTCGGGGGAGAGGATGCGGAACTGCGCGCCGAACTCGCCGCCAGCCAGCTGGTCGGCCTGATCATGACGCGGTACGCCCTCCGGGTCGAGCCCATCGCCGGCACGCCCCGGGAGGAACTCGCGCGTCGTGTCGGCGCCGTCGTGCAGTGGCACCTGTTCGAAGCGCCGGGCGCGCCTCTTGACGCGGAGCCTCCCGCAGGCGAATAA
- a CDS encoding LemA family protein yields the protein MEWLIPVIIVVVIVAIIGIYLWATYNSLVTLKVRVDEAWSDITVQLKRRADLIPNLIETVKGYAAHERGVFESVTQARAETLSAQTPGEASVAENHMQTALKSIFAVAEAYPQLQASQNFLRLQADLVDTEDKIQASRRFYNGGVREFNTKIKVFPNNLFARRLGFTEREFFEVDNLAAIAEPPRVQF from the coding sequence ATGGAATGGCTCATTCCGGTCATCATCGTCGTCGTGATCGTCGCGATCATCGGGATCTACCTGTGGGCCACCTACAACTCGCTGGTCACCCTCAAGGTCCGGGTGGACGAGGCGTGGAGCGACATCACGGTCCAGCTGAAGCGCCGTGCCGACCTCATCCCGAACCTCATCGAGACGGTCAAGGGATACGCCGCGCACGAGCGAGGCGTGTTCGAATCGGTGACGCAGGCGCGCGCCGAGACGCTGTCCGCGCAGACGCCGGGTGAGGCGTCCGTCGCCGAGAACCACATGCAGACCGCGCTGAAGAGCATCTTCGCCGTGGCTGAGGCCTACCCGCAGCTGCAGGCGAGCCAGAACTTCCTGCGCCTGCAGGCCGACCTGGTCGACACCGAGGACAAGATCCAGGCGTCGCGCCGGTTCTACAACGGCGGGGTGCGCGAGTTCAACACCAAGATCAAGGTGTTCCCCAACAACCTGTTCGCCCGACGCCTGGGCTTCACCGAGCGCGAGTTCTTCGAGGTCGACAACCTCGCCGCGATCGCCGAGCCCCCGCGCGTCCAGTTCTAG
- a CDS encoding M48 family metalloprotease has protein sequence MYRAIARNKRNTVFIILLFLVLIGALGWLAAYIYQSYTILVVVLVGAVLYALFQYYLASSQALSMSGAIPIQKADNPRLWNVVENLSIATGTPMPAVYIVNDPAPNAFATGRDPEHASVAATTGLLDIMTDAELEGVMAHELGHVRNYDIRLGMIVFGLTVAIGFIADIFLRMAFFGGNRNNNNGGGNPVVLVFGLIAAIVAPLVATLVQLAVSRQREYLADATGAMTTRHPDALASALLKLEAYGRPMQKQNSSMAHLWINDPLKPGLMARLFSTHPPIPQRVERLEQMGGSF, from the coding sequence ATGTACAGGGCGATCGCCAGGAACAAGCGCAACACCGTCTTCATCATCCTGCTGTTCCTGGTACTCATCGGTGCGCTCGGATGGCTGGCGGCGTACATCTACCAGAGCTACACGATCCTCGTCGTAGTGCTCGTCGGAGCGGTGCTCTACGCGCTCTTCCAGTACTACCTGGCCAGCAGTCAGGCGCTGAGCATGTCGGGCGCAATCCCGATCCAGAAGGCGGACAACCCACGACTGTGGAACGTCGTCGAGAACCTGTCCATCGCGACGGGCACGCCGATGCCGGCCGTCTACATCGTCAACGATCCGGCGCCCAACGCGTTCGCGACCGGCCGCGACCCGGAGCACGCCTCCGTCGCCGCGACGACCGGGCTGCTCGACATCATGACCGACGCCGAGCTCGAGGGCGTCATGGCGCATGAGCTCGGGCATGTGCGCAACTACGACATCCGGCTCGGGATGATCGTCTTCGGCCTGACCGTGGCCATCGGCTTCATCGCCGACATCTTCCTCCGCATGGCGTTCTTCGGCGGCAACCGCAACAACAACAACGGGGGCGGAAACCCGGTCGTGCTGGTGTTCGGGCTGATCGCCGCGATCGTCGCTCCCCTGGTGGCGACCCTCGTGCAGCTGGCCGTGTCGCGGCAGCGCGAATACCTCGCCGACGCCACCGGCGCGATGACGACCCGCCACCCGGACGCCCTGGCCAGCGCGCTGCTGAAGCTGGAGGCCTACGGCCGTCCCATGCAGAAGCAGAACTCGTCCATGGCCCACCTGTGGATCAACGACCCGCTGAAGCCGGGCCTCATGGCGCGTCTGTTCTCCACCCACCCCCCGATCCCCCAGCGCGTAGAGCGCCTCGAGCAAATGGGCGGCAGCTTCTAG
- a CDS encoding D-arabinono-1,4-lactone oxidase: protein MTAVGGLWRNWGRTEAVRPQRVERPATAEAVQRAVQAANRTGMRVKAVGAGHSFTGIAVAPGVQLDLEDLNGIRDVDLERGRVTLAAGTHLHQLPRLLRPHGLGLENMGDIDRQTIAGATSTGTHGTGGSFGGLATQIVGLTLVTGTGELLHIDETENADLLPAARLGLGALGVIVDITLQCVPAYLLQAVERPEPLQATMESYLERSAGEDHFEFYWFPHTETALTKTNTRLPLTAERKPLPRVGRWVDDELLANGLYRGVCALGTAAPAVIPPFSRLAQRLTGNRDFTDHAPRVYVTNRTVRFREMEYALPREAVPEALAEVKALIERKGWRISFPIEVRSAAADDNWLSTAYGRETGYIAVHRYYREDQREYFAAVEEIMVTHDGRPHWGKLHSRDADALHATYPRFDDFLAVRDRLDPERRFENAYLRRVLGP, encoded by the coding sequence GTGACGGCGGTCGGCGGCCTGTGGCGCAACTGGGGCCGGACCGAGGCGGTGCGCCCGCAGCGCGTGGAGCGCCCGGCCACGGCCGAGGCCGTGCAGCGCGCGGTGCAGGCGGCGAACCGGACTGGGATGCGCGTCAAAGCGGTCGGCGCCGGGCACAGCTTCACGGGCATCGCGGTGGCACCGGGCGTGCAGCTCGACCTCGAAGACCTGAACGGCATCCGCGACGTCGACCTCGAACGCGGGCGTGTGACGCTGGCGGCCGGCACACACCTCCACCAGCTGCCGCGGCTGCTGCGGCCGCACGGGCTCGGGCTCGAGAACATGGGGGATATCGACCGGCAGACCATCGCCGGGGCGACCTCCACCGGCACGCACGGCACGGGCGGATCGTTCGGCGGGCTGGCGACGCAGATCGTCGGGCTCACCCTGGTCACCGGCACAGGAGAGCTGCTGCACATCGACGAGACGGAGAACGCCGACCTGCTTCCCGCCGCGCGCCTCGGGCTCGGGGCGCTCGGCGTCATCGTCGACATCACCCTGCAGTGCGTTCCCGCGTACCTGCTGCAGGCGGTCGAGCGACCCGAACCGCTGCAGGCGACCATGGAGTCGTACCTGGAGCGGTCGGCGGGGGAGGACCACTTCGAGTTCTACTGGTTCCCGCACACCGAGACGGCCCTCACCAAGACCAACACGCGCCTGCCTCTGACGGCCGAACGGAAACCGCTCCCGCGGGTCGGCCGGTGGGTGGACGACGAACTGCTCGCCAACGGCCTCTATCGGGGAGTGTGCGCGCTCGGCACGGCGGCGCCCGCCGTCATCCCGCCGTTCAGCCGGCTCGCGCAGCGCCTCACGGGAAACCGCGACTTCACCGACCACGCGCCGCGGGTGTACGTCACCAACCGCACGGTGCGGTTCCGGGAGATGGAGTACGCCCTGCCGCGGGAGGCCGTGCCCGAGGCGCTCGCCGAGGTGAAGGCGCTCATCGAGCGGAAGGGATGGCGGATCTCGTTCCCGATCGAGGTGCGGAGCGCCGCGGCCGACGACAACTGGCTCTCGACGGCGTACGGGCGCGAGACGGGCTACATCGCCGTGCACCGGTACTACCGGGAGGACCAGCGCGAGTACTTCGCCGCGGTCGAAGAGATCATGGTTACCCACGACGGGCGCCCGCACTGGGGCAAGCTGCACAGCCGGGATGCGGACGCGCTGCACGCCACGTACCCGCGCTTCGACGACTTCCTGGCCGTCCGCGACCGCCTCGACCCCGAGCGCCGCTTCGAGAACGCCTACCTCCGCCGCGTCCTCGGTCCGTAG
- a CDS encoding amino acid deaminase/aldolase, with amino-acid sequence MSDLDLSTPPAPSERTWTTPDVFWPSLSAATARLDPPLAVLHLPALRHNAHDLLRRAAGPSDRPAKAIRVASKSVRVRSVMDAVLALPGYAGVLAYTLPEALWLAEGDVEHPPIEDVVVGYPTADRAAIARLAASPELAARVTLMVDSIAHLDFIDAVVPPAQRQTIRLCLELDSSWFAPVLGHVGVFRSPLHSAASVRTVAEEIVRRPGFALVGMMGYEAQIAGQGDNPPGKPAWGATLRWMQKNSRDELLGRRAEAVAAVRRIADLEFVNGGGTGSIEFTASDESVTEIAAGSGLFGGHLFDTYRSFHPAPAASFALSVVRRPNPETATLLGGGWIASGPPGPDRMPKVEWPTGLSMVAREMAGEVQTPLTGAAAGVLRIGDRVWLRHTKSGELSEHVDAFQLVDTVDGRARVVGEAGTYRGDGKVFL; translated from the coding sequence ATGAGCGACCTCGACCTGTCCACTCCACCGGCTCCGTCCGAGCGGACGTGGACGACGCCCGACGTCTTCTGGCCGTCGCTCTCCGCGGCGACCGCGCGGCTCGATCCTCCGCTCGCGGTTCTCCATCTGCCCGCCCTGCGGCACAACGCCCACGACCTGCTGCGCCGGGCGGCCGGGCCGTCGGACCGGCCGGCGAAGGCCATCCGGGTCGCCTCCAAGTCGGTGCGGGTGCGCTCGGTGATGGATGCGGTGCTCGCCCTCCCGGGGTACGCGGGCGTGCTCGCCTACACGCTCCCGGAGGCGCTGTGGCTCGCGGAGGGCGACGTGGAGCACCCGCCGATCGAGGATGTCGTCGTCGGCTACCCGACCGCCGATCGCGCCGCGATCGCCCGCCTCGCCGCTTCACCCGAGCTCGCTGCCCGCGTCACGCTCATGGTCGACTCGATCGCCCACCTCGACTTCATCGACGCGGTGGTTCCGCCGGCGCAGCGCCAGACCATCCGGCTGTGCCTCGAACTCGACTCCTCCTGGTTCGCGCCGGTGCTCGGCCATGTCGGGGTGTTCCGGTCGCCGCTGCACTCGGCGGCGTCGGTGCGCACCGTGGCCGAGGAGATCGTGCGGCGCCCGGGCTTCGCGCTCGTCGGGATGATGGGATACGAGGCGCAGATCGCCGGCCAGGGCGACAACCCGCCCGGCAAGCCGGCATGGGGTGCGACCCTGCGGTGGATGCAGAAGAACTCTCGCGACGAGCTCCTCGGCCGGCGCGCGGAGGCGGTCGCCGCGGTGCGTCGCATCGCCGATCTGGAGTTCGTGAACGGCGGAGGGACCGGCTCCATCGAGTTCACCGCCTCCGACGAGTCGGTCACCGAGATCGCCGCGGGAAGCGGACTGTTCGGCGGTCACCTGTTCGACACCTACCGGTCGTTCCATCCGGCGCCGGCCGCATCCTTCGCCCTCTCGGTCGTGCGCCGGCCGAACCCGGAGACGGCGACCCTGCTCGGCGGGGGCTGGATCGCCTCGGGGCCGCCCGGGCCCGACCGGATGCCGAAGGTCGAGTGGCCGACCGGCCTCAGCATGGTCGCTCGCGAGATGGCCGGCGAGGTGCAGACGCCGCTCACCGGCGCCGCGGCCGGCGTGCTGCGCATCGGCGACCGGGTCTGGCTGCGGCACACGAAGTCCGGCGAGCTCAGCGAGCACGTCGACGCCTTCCAGCTGGTGGACACCGTAGACGGGCGGGCGCGCGTGGTCGGCGAAGCCGGGACCTACCGCGGCGACGGGAAGGTATTCCTGTGA
- a CDS encoding MFS transporter, with protein MTNTTTPAVFAEPVRKVPGRWIAAFAVAWLGVWMAQLAPIQKLLPDQVQAQLHTDSWVDNVIAFGVISGISGVCAIVAYPLTGALSDRTTSRFGRRRPWIAAGAVVFAVSLVLLGLQTTMVGMGVFWSLALTGFCILTAALTATISDQVPVDQRGYVSGWISAPQAIGIILGVALVTYVFVGAFVGYTAMAVLLVVLVLPFLFLPDAVLPVELRERMSFRGVIEGLWISPREHPDFGWTLLSRVLVNFGNAFGTSLLLYFLEFGLRDPNADDDLLILILVYMVFVIVASLVLGRLSDRLGRRKAFVFASSAVQGVAALLLAFVPQLSVAIVAAALLGIGYGCFLSVDQALATQVLPDPESRGKDLGIMNIALAVPQAVAPLFGAMIVAALGGFAGLFVLSAVFAFAGALAVARVKAVR; from the coding sequence ATGACGAACACGACGACGCCGGCGGTCTTCGCCGAGCCGGTGCGCAAGGTCCCAGGACGGTGGATCGCCGCCTTCGCCGTCGCCTGGCTGGGCGTGTGGATGGCGCAGCTCGCGCCCATCCAGAAGCTCCTGCCCGACCAGGTGCAGGCGCAGCTGCATACCGACTCGTGGGTGGACAACGTGATCGCCTTCGGGGTCATCTCGGGCATCTCCGGCGTGTGCGCCATCGTCGCCTACCCGCTGACCGGCGCCCTCTCCGACCGCACCACCAGCCGCTTCGGCCGCCGCCGCCCGTGGATCGCCGCCGGAGCCGTCGTCTTCGCCGTCTCCCTGGTGCTGCTCGGGCTTCAGACCACCATGGTCGGGATGGGCGTGTTCTGGTCGCTCGCGCTGACCGGCTTCTGCATCCTCACCGCCGCGCTCACCGCCACGATCAGCGACCAGGTACCCGTCGATCAGCGCGGCTACGTCAGCGGGTGGATCAGCGCACCCCAGGCGATCGGCATCATCCTCGGCGTCGCCCTGGTCACCTACGTCTTCGTCGGCGCGTTCGTCGGCTACACGGCGATGGCGGTGCTGCTGGTGGTGCTCGTGCTGCCGTTCCTGTTCCTGCCGGACGCGGTGCTGCCGGTGGAACTGCGCGAGCGGATGTCGTTCCGCGGCGTCATCGAGGGCCTGTGGATCAGCCCGCGTGAGCATCCCGACTTCGGCTGGACGCTGCTCAGCCGCGTGCTGGTCAACTTCGGCAACGCGTTCGGCACGTCGCTGCTGCTCTACTTCCTCGAGTTCGGCCTGCGCGATCCGAACGCCGACGACGACCTGCTCATCCTCATCCTGGTCTACATGGTGTTCGTGATCGTGGCGTCGCTCGTGCTCGGCCGGCTGTCCGACCGTCTCGGCCGCCGCAAGGCGTTCGTGTTCGCGTCCTCCGCCGTGCAGGGCGTCGCGGCGCTGCTGCTCGCGTTCGTCCCGCAGCTGTCGGTCGCGATCGTCGCCGCCGCGCTCCTCGGCATCGGGTACGGCTGCTTCCTGTCGGTGGATCAGGCGCTCGCCACCCAGGTGCTGCCCGACCCGGAGAGCCGCGGGAAGGACCTCGGCATCATGAACATCGCCCTGGCCGTTCCGCAGGCGGTCGCGCCCTTGTTCGGCGCGATGATCGTGGCGGCGCTGGGCGGCTTCGCCGGTCTGTTCGTCCTGTCGGCCGTGTTCGCGTTCGCGGGAGCGCTCGCGGTCGCCCGAGTGAAAGCGGTGCGCTGA
- a CDS encoding TetR family transcriptional regulator C-terminal domain-containing protein, translating into MTRIPVADRRTALVQAALRVIARDGVAAATTRRIVAEARMPLASFHYVFESRDELMAELIEAAVGSEQTDFAPALTVEAGGAGMRDAVRAGLQHYFDGVRADPGREKAMFELTHWALREPGFEPLARRQYARYHEVAAHAAAETARLAGYEWTRPLDEIARILVSFTDGLTVGWLVTRDDAAAAAVMDVAADALAALAVPTSEPHHRTTHHTPAPSTNAGAR; encoded by the coding sequence ATGACGCGCATCCCGGTCGCAGACCGTCGCACCGCCCTGGTCCAGGCCGCCCTGCGCGTGATCGCCCGCGACGGTGTCGCCGCGGCCACGACCCGCCGGATCGTCGCCGAGGCCCGCATGCCGCTCGCCAGCTTCCACTACGTCTTCGAATCGCGTGACGAACTCATGGCCGAGCTCATCGAGGCGGCCGTCGGCAGCGAGCAGACCGACTTCGCGCCCGCACTCACCGTTGAAGCCGGAGGGGCGGGGATGCGCGACGCGGTCCGCGCGGGCCTCCAGCACTACTTCGACGGCGTCCGCGCCGATCCGGGCCGCGAGAAGGCGATGTTCGAGCTGACTCACTGGGCTCTGCGCGAGCCGGGCTTCGAGCCGCTCGCGCGCCGGCAGTACGCGCGCTATCACGAGGTCGCGGCGCACGCTGCGGCAGAGACCGCGCGCCTGGCGGGATACGAGTGGACGCGCCCCCTCGACGAGATCGCCCGCATCCTGGTCTCCTTCACCGACGGCCTCACCGTCGGCTGGCTGGTCACCCGAGACGACGCGGCGGCCGCCGCCGTGATGGATGTGGCGGCCGACGCCCTCGCCGCCCTCGCCGTCCCGACCTCCGAACCGCACCACCGCACCACGCACCACACCCCCGCCCCCTCGACGAACGCAGGTGCACGATGA
- a CDS encoding Ig-like domain-containing protein, protein MSVAAVAALAVLLLSAAGLIGTAPPATASPPPAGASTSALAVSGSTAASGSTAVRSSAAQSPAASSAAASFSSGSGSSPASASARPAAVPTPSAVSPTDTSSPSDTPTPTPTPSPVSIDRLPDLVRSFPLAVSGTATPTDTISVSAGSSPGSAQSCTATVDDDGDWRCTIASLPDGPGVSVRAESTLSGSDSARVDVLHPPVIAGTGVVSTGGSVRGTAYPGASVTVTADSGASCTFPADANGGWACVLSGSLPDGRHTVTATQTAPFSSQASASSGRVTLDVDRTAPAAPGITSPSSGTSVLAGAAVAFGGTGETGAHVTLYATTAQGTTVVCTADVAAGAWTCQGALPEGAYTLSALQRDAAGNVSAGSNAVTLGVTAATTPSTRSPTRTPTPTPTPAEPAPPAAGGGTGAGPLHPDTRGWIATPFSNASAPVVTAASLPGWMRSVGLAVAALLLLVLPARLLTAALARGRAARADRERRRVSVFGRNRPRSDVAEASALFGAAARSERTPTPSNGPAAGGSPSTPAQPRWLVPVVGIAAAVLVTLSTPLSDPGAYLRVLLAIGIAVAGVNAVWVLAGRALAPHFGLPVPRITVRPELLVVVAVAAFGSRLLGLSPALLFALVLGLSMAPHAGRARRGRIAAVQISAVAALGVLAWLAVGLLPTPTGAFSAFVVELVNALALIGIGSASVMLLPLGGLAGRAVAQWSRWLWGGLSIVVYTVLFALLLPVASLVERGVGVIVIVGVAAGFAAASVAVWLWERYVAPALDRTVP, encoded by the coding sequence GTGTCCGTCGCTGCCGTCGCAGCGCTCGCCGTGCTCCTGCTCAGCGCGGCCGGACTCATCGGAACGGCTCCCCCCGCCACCGCGTCACCGCCCCCGGCCGGCGCATCGACGTCCGCACTCGCAGTATCGGGTTCCACCGCAGCATCCGGCTCCACCGCAGTCCGCTCTTCCGCAGCACAGTCACCCGCAGCCTCGTCCGCTGCAGCCTCCTTCTCCTCCGGCTCCGGCTCATCGCCGGCGTCCGCTTCCGCGCGCCCGGCGGCCGTTCCGACGCCGTCGGCCGTCTCGCCGACCGACACCTCGTCACCGTCCGACACACCGACCCCGACCCCGACGCCGAGCCCGGTGAGCATCGACCGCCTCCCGGATCTGGTGCGCAGCTTCCCGCTGGCCGTCTCGGGCACCGCGACGCCGACCGACACGATCTCCGTCTCGGCCGGCTCCTCCCCCGGAAGCGCGCAGAGCTGCACCGCCACGGTGGATGACGACGGCGACTGGCGCTGCACCATCGCCTCGCTGCCCGACGGCCCCGGCGTCTCCGTTCGCGCCGAATCCACCCTGAGCGGGTCCGACAGCGCCCGAGTGGATGTGCTGCACCCGCCCGTGATCGCCGGAACCGGCGTCGTGTCGACCGGCGGCAGCGTGCGCGGCACCGCCTACCCCGGCGCGAGCGTCACGGTCACCGCCGACTCCGGTGCGAGCTGCACCTTCCCGGCGGACGCCAACGGCGGCTGGGCGTGCGTGCTCAGCGGGTCGCTGCCGGATGGACGCCACACCGTGACGGCGACGCAGACGGCTCCGTTCTCATCGCAGGCGTCCGCATCCAGCGGCCGGGTCACCCTCGACGTGGACCGCACGGCTCCCGCCGCCCCGGGCATCACCTCCCCGTCGAGCGGGACGTCCGTCCTCGCCGGTGCGGCGGTCGCGTTCGGCGGAACCGGTGAGACCGGCGCGCATGTGACCCTCTACGCCACCACCGCCCAGGGCACGACCGTGGTCTGCACGGCGGACGTCGCCGCCGGCGCGTGGACGTGCCAGGGAGCCCTCCCCGAGGGCGCGTACACGCTCTCGGCCCTCCAGCGGGATGCCGCGGGGAACGTGAGCGCCGGGAGCAACGCCGTCACCCTCGGCGTCACGGCGGCCACCACGCCGTCGACGCGGTCGCCGACGCGTACGCCGACCCCGACGCCGACCCCCGCGGAGCCGGCGCCGCCCGCCGCCGGTGGCGGGACGGGTGCCGGACCGCTGCATCCCGACACCCGCGGGTGGATCGCGACGCCCTTCTCCAACGCCTCGGCACCGGTCGTGACGGCGGCCTCGCTGCCCGGGTGGATGCGCTCGGTCGGTCTCGCCGTCGCCGCACTTCTGCTGCTGGTCCTGCCGGCGCGGCTGCTGACCGCCGCACTCGCCCGCGGGCGTGCCGCCCGCGCAGATCGGGAGCGCCGCCGGGTGTCTGTGTTCGGCCGAAACCGGCCGCGCTCCGACGTCGCGGAGGCGTCGGCGCTGTTCGGCGCCGCCGCGCGGTCGGAGCGGACGCCGACGCCTTCCAACGGACCGGCTGCGGGCGGGTCGCCGTCCACGCCGGCTCAACCGCGCTGGCTCGTACCCGTGGTCGGAATCGCCGCGGCCGTGCTGGTGACCCTCTCCACGCCGCTCTCCGACCCGGGCGCCTACCTGCGGGTGCTGCTCGCGATCGGGATCGCCGTCGCCGGCGTGAACGCCGTGTGGGTGCTCGCCGGTCGAGCCCTGGCTCCGCATTTCGGCCTCCCCGTGCCGCGGATCACCGTGCGGCCGGAACTGCTCGTCGTGGTCGCGGTCGCGGCGTTCGGCTCCCGCCTGCTCGGGCTCTCCCCCGCGCTGCTGTTCGCCCTCGTGCTCGGACTGTCGATGGCGCCGCACGCCGGCCGCGCGCGCCGCGGACGGATCGCGGCCGTGCAGATCTCGGCCGTCGCGGCCCTGGGTGTGCTCGCCTGGCTCGCAGTGGGGCTGCTCCCCACGCCCACCGGGGCCTTCAGCGCATTCGTGGTCGAACTCGTCAACGCGCTCGCCCTGATCGGCATCGGCTCGGCCTCCGTCATGCTGCTCCCCCTCGGCGGGCTCGCGGGCCGTGCCGTCGCCCAGTGGTCGCGTTGGCTCTGGGGCGGGCTGAGCATCGTCGTGTACACGGTCCTGTTCGCGCTGCTGCTGCCCGTGGCATCCCTCGTCGAGCGGGGTGTCGGCGTGATCGTCATCGTCGGTGTCGCCGCAGGCTTCGCCGCGGCCAGCGTCGCGGTGTGGCTGTGGGAGCGCTACGTCGCGCCGGCGCTCGACCGCACGGTGCCGTGA
- a CDS encoding YchJ family protein: MTTRCPCLSGETYDACCGPLHRGEPAPTAERLMRSRFSAFALGDAAYLLRSWHPSTRPDELELDPDLRWYRLDIERTEGGGPFDRDGVVEFVAYYKGSERGSLHEVSRFAREGRDWFYVDALSAS, from the coding sequence GTGACCACCCGGTGCCCGTGCCTGAGCGGCGAGACGTACGACGCCTGCTGCGGTCCGCTGCACCGCGGCGAGCCGGCCCCGACCGCGGAGCGTCTGATGCGGTCCCGGTTCAGCGCCTTCGCCCTCGGCGATGCCGCGTACCTGCTCCGCAGCTGGCATCCGTCCACGCGACCCGACGAGCTGGAGCTCGACCCCGACCTCCGCTGGTACCGCCTCGACATCGAGCGCACCGAGGGCGGAGGCCCGTTCGACCGGGACGGCGTAGTGGAGTTCGTCGCGTACTACAAGGGCAGCGAGCGGGGCAGCCTGCACGAGGTCTCGCGGTTCGCGCGCGAGGGGCGGGACTGGTTCTACGTGGATGCGCTCAGCGCATCCTGA